The genomic segment AGTCATCAGGTAGGTGTATCCACACTGGCAGTGATAGTTACAGCTGGTGGAGCTGGTGTTGCACCTCTCCTCCTGACCATCATCCCTCTTGATGAAGGCCATGTAGGTGTCGGTGTAGGGTATGGCGTCCCACGACACAGAGCAATTACCTGCCTTGGTCTCCTCCACACGCAGAGGTTCTGGTGGGCAGGGGACTGCAGGGAAACACACGACAGGGTGTGTAGTTATTACATGTTCATTATACGGTTATTACATGTTTGTAATAGTGGCTAAAGGTCAAGTTATTACTATACATTAATTACTGTGTTGTTAGTACCTTACATATGCATCTCATGTGTTGATGAAATAGTAGAATGATCTCAAGTGtatcaatataatataataataatatgcaaatttgcagacgcttttatccaaagcgacttacagtcatgtgtgcatacatttttacgtatgggtggtcccagggatcgaacccactaccctggcgttacaagcgccatgctcaccaattgagctacagaggaccacaatatgcTGTGCTTTATATGGCAGGTTTGTGACTTCTATTGCTAGATGTCACAAACCTGCCATAAAACAAACAAtcgatttgtttgtttgtttgattgattgattgattgattgattgactgattgattgatatgTCTCCTCACAGGTGATGATCTCTTCAGGAGCAGAAGGGATGCTGTGTCCTCCCTCGTTGATGGCTGTCACGGTGACGGTGTGTCTCTGGCCACACCCCACGGGGGCCAGGGTGCAGGCGCCGATGGTAGAGGTACAGTTCAGCCCCTCGGAGCTGAAGGTCAGGTACTCCCCTGCCCCCTGAGAGGGAGCCCAGGACACAGACAGACCATATTCAGAGCCCACAATCCTCACCTCCAACTCAATAAGCCCAGGGATGCGTGggcctggagggaggagagagaagcaataTGAGCACACACATAATTAGGTAGAGACCTAGATGAATTCTAAATGTGCTTACAAATATACTGTACAAATTGGTGCTCTTGCTTGTCATTCGCTCCACCCTATCCCTATCAACAGGTCTTGAAAAAGCAATTTTGTACCTCAAGGGACTTGCCTTATTAACTGAAAGTTAAATAAAGCTAGATAAGGTACATTTTCTGAAGGAAATGTGTGTGCTTGCTAACCAATatccccctctcttccttacGTGTGATCTGACAGATGGTGAAGTCGTCTCCCTGTCTTTTCTCGGGGTCCCAGGCGTTGCCCTTGATGCAGTAGGTTGTCCCGGCCTCCAGGCCAGGGAAGGTCACGCTGGTGTCGGTGGTGTTGAGCTTCACCCTGCTGTCAGAGCCCTCCATGATGATGCTGATGGTATACAGGACAGCGTGGTCCACGGGCTCCCACCCCACCACAATGGTGTCATTGCTGGGAGAGGTGGAGTTGAGCTCGGGCGCAGCAACCACTGTAGGAGAGAGACAGCAATGAGACATGTTAAGTGGAGTGTGtatttgtttgtctgtgttgggagTGTTCATGGTTTGCCTTTTAATTGTGTGATAGCCCACTTATCACTTTAAATTCAGAAAGCTCTAAAGTGTATTTTCTGTTCTGTGGGATCCCTTTACAATGTACTGTATGACTGAGATTTGAGAAGATAaaaattctctccctctcttctgccTCTATAGAAGGTCAAACCACAACACAATAGGATGAAACTGGTGGTGGCTTGTTTTAGTACATGAAGATATCCAATAGGCTGACTAACTCAGGTCCTACTCCCAGGGTAACCAACCCAGTGTTCTCAGTTGTCAAGCCAATAAGGTTTATTCTTTGTGTTTATGGAGAGGGACCAGATATAATTACAGCGGATACCTCCCTCCTCAGGGCAGAGGGAGTATCTCACTAATAGAGGAAAGTACCGGATTTGCACTACCTCATCTGAAATCAGGTTTTTAAGGTCAGGTATGTAGCTACTCTCCTCTTCCTGGCTTTCGTTCATTTACGTCAGCAAAGAGATCGAGTGACTTATGGTGGGGGTACTGGAGATAAAGGTTGTCACTGTTCCCTATGAATGACTAATTTCTTTATACCAGGCTTTCATACTCTTGTATTTTTTTCTTTCCCCAACAGACGGTGAATGTGAGGTACAAGGGACAATACCTGTCTTTGCTACCACAGGGAGGGAAGGCTGGCTTCTGCCTCCGTTGTTGACGGACATGACACTGAGAGTGTAGTCGGTGTAGGCCTGAAGGTTGAGCACGGTCCCAGGGGAAGAGGACACCACGGTCTCGCAGAAGAAGGACAGGTCGGTGGTCTCGGCACGCAGGATGTAGGAAGTGGCCCCGGACACCTGAGTGAACTCCACGGTCATGCTCTCACTCTGTTTCGATGTTGCCATGTTGATGGTGGGCACCTCAGAAGCTACAGAAAAAACAAGAAGAGGGAATTGTTTAAACCTAAGGAGCTACACACAGGAACATGTGATGATTGTAACCAGTTACACCACAATAATCATCACTGGTTTTATTTTTCACTATAAGCCCACTgtaaaaatatactttatatttctTATGAGAGTTTGTCCCTTAACATTGCTATAAGGACAGGTTTTCTATATTCCCTTATAGCTCTgatgagagagaaaaacagaactGGCCCTGGAGCAGAGATTAATAACAGAATGTTACGAGATCACAACATAATGTATAGCCTATTGTTTCACCATCATCTCCTTAGGGTCAAATATGAGACACTGATTTACCAGTGGTCTCTTCAACTTCAGCCTGGCTCAGAACATTCAGGCTGTTATCCATGGCCTCAGCCTTGATGATGTACATGTTGTTGGGGGTTAGAGAGTTGATGGAGCCCATCACAGAGTTGGCACCGAACTGGGTGAAGGCTGAGGCATCAAGGGAGTTCTTGGGGGTCACTGTGATCTTGTAGGAACTGGCTCCTGAGTATCTGCTCCACCGCACTGTCATACTCTTAGATGTTACGGTGAATATCGACACTGTGATTTCTgaggtgagagacagaatcacaGTCAATTACTGGGTTCATGTCTGGATCAAATTAGAAAATATTATAGCACTACTATTGCATACATGTACTACAATTACAGTGTAATAATCAAGATTCTTTTAATCCACTTTCATCCGACCATAATTTTCTGCATTTGAAAAATATAGACTGTTTCGGAATGTACATGTAATgtgacaaaaatataaatgttttaccCGATGAAGCTGAACTCTGGAAGTAAAAACAGAAAAGGAAGTAAAAACTACAAAAAACTTCAAAAAATGTACTTCAAGGGAATGTAAAACAAATTACATTACACAATGTTCATACAATGAGAAGTTTTATAAAATTCAAACAATCACTTTCCTGGAATGAATGTTCCCTACTCATGGTTAATCTTACAGTACACCTGATGACAGGTATGCCAGTCAATAAGGCAGTGTTCTGTCTAAATAGCTCATTCCTTTTCCTCCAACAGACTATACATGTTCTTCTGGTGTTATTGCAATAGTAATGTATTTGAAGTCTATGATATGTCCTACACAAATAGCACAGGTATATAGCTTCACAGTAAAAAAAATAAGTCATCCGTCTTACCTGAGAGCCTATGCCTATCAAGGCAAAAATCACCATCCACTTAAAAGATCCCATTCTGTTTTTTTCTTCTTGATGTTATCCTTTTCTGTTGTTTCTTGCACTCCGGGGTTTCTCTCGATTAGTTGAAAGAAGCTATTTGAGAATTGCTTCACGTTATAGGTTTATCTTTTCTTTAACACATTTCTGGTCTGTGTTGGCTGAAATACCTATATGTGACCCCGCCCACTGCAGCCAATCATTGGTAGGGCCAGAACAGCTACCTGCAGACAGGGATGCGTTCAGTTCGCTCCAACGTTTGCTACGTTGCGTGGCAGTTTGTATTGAACGACACATTTCCCCAAAACGGTGCACAGGTACGTTTGCGGTTTGCTCCCGTTCGGTGGGTGTGGCCTGATCAATATGTGTGTGACCATCTGAAATTGTTTAATTCAATGTTGCACACCGTTCTGTCATATTGAACGCATTCCAGGTGTACCTGTAAGCAGGCTAGATCTGTGTTATAGAAGTTGCTTTTGTGATGATGACACATAGCAAAACTGGCACACAACTGGCACAAAACTGACACATCATGCAGATGGAAAAACCGACACATCTGTCTCACTGAACTTGTCTTCCCATAAACATTTTTAaatggcatcatttttatggatatatacaaagaaatgtcaattgaaaaaaggtaaaaacgaaacaaagtgcagctagtttgcagtctttccagcttcagtttgaagtgattgtgttagctatGTCGTTTGCTAGCTCCTccgaacaacagtgtcctgacgagagagcacattttcttgccaggcgaaatcgcgcctcattagctcattgttattgatgtatccaaataaatgtcactagaaaacagcttaaacaaatgcaaatgcagctactgttgttattctggctgcactgtttgacttgactgtaagttagccgtagttggctagctagcaagcaagggataagaacgttgccagccagtatgacaatggaacatttagaacgaaacaaaaagactgaacgactgggtcgcgtctctggcaaacGAACGGatagaatgaacgaccagccggcttgggtagcaaccctagatttgtgtcgggactatatcttgtgaaaggatgaaatagtatgaataaattcatcaaaataacgttttttatgaaaatatgtaaatcattgtttgaatatgttggtaacccgttgtataaaagtgataatgccctcgaagccggtgtttggaggatactGTATATTGGCAAGGATGTTGTTAGCAAaacgtgccaatatatcctctaaacaccggcttctctggcattatcacttaattatgaGTGCGATATCACACATGTGGGGAATCGCTATGATCACCTACTCTCAGAAGAACCTTACAAAATCatctgttggagacagacaggtagagtaGCGAACTACCCACACATCCTTTAAAAGGAGCCACTTTCCCGCCTTCTGGTTATTCTCAAGCATACTTCTCTTCCTCACGCTCTTATGAGCAGGGGAATACGGTAAGATATTTCACCCCTAATATCAGAGAACTGGGGTTACGCAAGTAACCTTAAATTCTCTTTAAATTATTCGTTTTGATATCTCACATGTGGGGATATggctgttgatgatcacaagtttactggagaacggagaccaagtagagacttttggacaaggtggataattgtataatataaggcagtttattcagaggtaaagatatctggaatcgcgtgcacggacccgttcgtcaatctcgtagggagatatctgagagagcccctaaacattgtgtgctgacattttatacaataaaatgaagtaggttgattctagtagttctgatcttctgattggtcctgatgagttgggcgaggtcccctccaggttagtatcactgttgcattggctctgagtcgggttctctgtcttcagatgttcagcctaagagaagaggatttgtgtgtgtgtgtatgtgtgtgtgtgtgtgtgtgtgtgtgtgtatgtgtgtgtatgtatgtgtgtgtgtgtgtgtgtgtgtgtgtgtgtgtgtgtgtgtgtgtgtgtgtgtgtgtgtgtgtgtgtgtgtgtgtggggggtgtgtgtgtgtgtgtcctcagagcaagaactcgtgagttggaagaactgagagacctatggcgtgggtgttgttcatagccacctgctgataaggctgacaagatagaagtcttttgtgcattgtattaaatacaaaggcccaacgcaaaatgggtcatgcacaagattttagtc from the Coregonus clupeaformis isolate EN_2021a unplaced genomic scaffold, ASM2061545v1 scaf0127, whole genome shotgun sequence genome contains:
- the LOC121539863 gene encoding fibronectin type III domain-containing protein 7-like, whose protein sequence is MKITVSIFTVTSKSMTVRWSRYSGASSYKITVTPKNSLDASAFTQFGANSVMGSINSLTPNNMYIIKAEAMDNSLNVLSQAEVEETTASEVPTINMATSKQSESMTVEFTQVSGATSYILRAETTDLSFFCETVVSSSPGTVLNLQAYTDYTLSVMSVNNGGRSQPSLPVVAKTVVAAPELNSTSPSNDTIVVGWEPVDHAVLYTISIIMEGSDSRVKLNTTDTSVTFPGLEAGTTYCIKGNAWDPEKRQGDDFTICQITRPRIPGLIELEVRIVGSEYGLSVSWAPSQGAGEYLTFSSEGLNCTSTIGACTLAPVGCGQRHTVTVTAINEGGHSIPSAPEEIITFPCPPEPLRVEETKAGNCSVSWDAIPYTDTYMAFIKRDDGQEERCNTSSTSCNYHCQCGYTYLMTVFAFSLAGSSLPGPVLNYTTLPCCPEDVLISLASTDTLEIMWSAVRGAEVYETRAVEGSEVILCNDTAPVCALSDLTCNSPYSVVVIPCNEIRGCNHTCRAHTKETAPCMPEILSVAQINTTGVNISFSAPNRAGTNYKVSVVAQDDTHTCTSRGTSCEILDLPCGEVYEVSAIATTTVGDSLPSYTIPLETAPCCPATLNVDQVTQAMTNVTWSMARGTHTYVTSLTSPKGNARCHTLDTNCLMGCITCGTNYTVSMEAISRTGHKSECTYHGFSSSACCPSGVKLYRMANNTLRVYWRSTGGLHNYTAEMVGSQSNYTCTPPIGGNTCKVPEIMCGDVYNVVVAPLTQDGAMVQFCPQRMYSVSCSGSNVGMVIYRGKRSLD